Below is a window of Pseudodesulfovibrio sp. 5S69 DNA.
TGAGGTTGGCGACCACGACGACCTGTTTGCCGACGAGTTCCTCGGGCTGGAAGTAATCGGCCAGCCCGGCCACCACCTGACGCAGGTCCTTGTCGCCGGTATCCACCTTGACGAGCAGGAGCCGGTCCGCGTCCGGGTGCTTCTCCACTTCCTTGACCGTGCCCACGCGCAGGTCGAGCTTCTGGAAATCCTCGAACTCGATCTCGCAAACGGCCTCCTCGGCCTTGTCTTTCTTGGGGGCCTTCTTGGCCTTTTTGACAGGCTTTTCCGGAGCCTCCTCGGCGGGCAGCTCCACGCGGGGGAAGAGATTGGAGGTCTCGGCCACGGTGATGTCGGACTCGATCAGCCCCCAGACGTCCAGTTCCTTGGGCAGGTTGATCTTTTCCGGATCAAAGGTGATGCCGAGCTGTTCGAGCATCTTCTCGGACGCCTCGGGCATGACCGCCCAGAGATGCACGGCGATCTTGCGCATGTTTTCGAGGAGCACGTAGATGACCGTGGACAACCGCCCGGTGTTTTCGGCCTTGAACAGGGCCCAGGGCGCGGTCTCGTCGATGTACTTGTTCAGGCCGCGGACCAGTTCCCAGAGCCCTTCCAGGGCGCGGGAGAACTTCAGTTCGGAGAAGAAGTCCTGGAAGGACTGCATGGCGTCCTGACCGATCTTCTTGATCTCCGCGTCGACCACGTCCTCCACGTCCGGCCGGGGAATCTTCCCGCCGAAGTATTTGTGGGTCATGGACAGGGTGCGGTTGAACAGGTTGCCCAGGTCGTTGGCCAGGTCCGCGTTGAGGCGGCCGACCAGGGCCTTTTCGGAGAAGCTGGAATCCTGGCCGAAGGACATCTCGCGCAGCAGAAAATAGCGGAAGGCGTCCAGGCCGTAGGCGTCCTTCATGGCCAGGGGCTCGACCACGTTGCCGATGGACTTGGACATCTTGGTGTCCTCCACCAGCCAGTAGCCGTGCACGTTGAGATGCTGGTACGGCTCGATGCCAGCGGCCTTGAGCATGGTCGGCCAGAAGATGGCGTGGGGCTTGAGGATATCCTTGGCCACCATGTGATTGGCCACAGGCCAGAATTTCTTGAACTTTTCGCCATCAGGCCAGCCCAAGGCGGCCACGTAGTTGATCAGCGCGTCGAACCATACGTAGGTCACGTAGTCGGTATCGAACGGCAGCTCGATGCCCCAGGTCAGGCGGGACTTGGGCCGGGAGATGCACAGGTCTTCGAGCTCGCCGGACTCGAGCAGGGAGACGACCTCGTTGCGGTAGCGCTCGGGACGGATGAAGTCGGGGTGCTTGTTGATATGGTCCAGGAGCCAGTCGCGGTACTTGGACATCTTGAAGAAGTAGTTCTTCTCCGCGATGTACTCGGGCTTGGTCTGGTGGTCCGGGCACAACCCGTTGACCAGTTCCTTCTCGGTATAGAACCGCTCGCAGCCGAAGCAGTAGTGGCCGCCGTACTCGCCGAAGTAGATGTCTCCGGCGTCATAGACCTTCTGCAGGATCTGCTGGACGACTTCCATGTGCCTGGGCTCGGTGGTCCGGATGAAGTCGTTGTTGGAAATGTTCATGTTCGGCCAGAGGTCCTTGAAGAGCTTGCTGATGGTGTCAACATACTCCTGGGGCGTCTGGCCGTTGCTTTCCGCGGCCTGGACGATCTTGTCGCCGTGTTCGTCGGTGCCGGTCAGAAAGTAGGTCTCCTCGCCCATGAGCCGATGGAAGCGATTCAGGGAATCGGCCACCGTGGTGGTGTACGCGTGGCCCAGGTGGGGCTTGGCGTTCACGTAGTAAATGGGCGTGGTGATGTAAAAGCGTTGCAAATCGAATTCTCCTTGTCGTGAAGAAAGCGGCCGCCCGGACGGGCGTTACTTCTTGGGAGGCCTGCGCCTGCGCCTTCTGGGCCTGCGGCCGCGCTTGGACTTGGCGTCGCCCGCCTCCCCGCCTTCGGGGCCGAAGGCCGCCTGTTCGGGCCGTGCTTCCGGAGCGTCCGCCTTGTGCGGAGCTTCCTTGCGGGGGCGGCGCTTACGGTCGTCCCGTGCCGGTTTGGCTTCCCGTGCGCGGGGCGGAGTATCGGAGCCGGACGGACCGGACTCGTCGGATTGCGGACCGCCGGAGTCGGGCCGTACGGGACGTCGCCCGCCCCTGCGGGCCTGGGGACCTGCGGACCGGGCCTTGGCTTCCGCCTTGGCCTCGTCGCTCGGCGGCTTGTTAACTATTTCATTCCATTCGTCAATGGAAACTTCCTGCTCTTCGAAGTTTTCGTCAAGCAGCGATAAGGATTTCTTGAAGAAATTGGAACGGAGGACCTTCATCTGCCCGAGCGAGGTCTGGTACTTCTTGCCCACGCGCGGGCACATGCGGTGGAACTCCTCGTAGCCCTTCTGCTCGAAGCTCAGGCAACAGAGCAGCCGCCCGCAAATCCCCGAGATCTTGGTGGGATTGAGGAACAAATTTTGCTCCTTGGCCATTTTGATGGTCACGGGCACGAACTTGCGCATGAACCGCCTGCAACAGCACATCTGGCCGCAGTTGCCGATGGCCCCGAGCATCTGGGTCTCGTGGCGTACGCCGATCTGGCGCAACTCGATGCGGGTGCGGTACTCCTTGACCAGGTCCTTGATCAGCTCGCGGAAATCGATGCGGCCGGGCGCGGTAAAGTAGAAGACCATCTTGGAGCGATCGAAAAAGACCTCCACGTCCACCAGCTTCATGCCCAGCTTGTGGTTGTTGATGCAGGCGCGGCAGAACTTGAAGGCATCCTTGGACAGGGCCTCGTTCTCGGCCACGGCCTCCATGTCCTTTTCGTTGGCCAGCCGGTAGATGGCCTTGTGGCCCTCGGGGTCCTCGTCGTCCACCTCCTTGGGTGCCTGGCGGACGAGGATGACCTTGCCCAACCCCATGCCCTGGTCGGTCTTGACGATGACGTGCTGGCCTTCGCGGACTACGAACGGACCGGAGCCGAAGTAGTATACCTGCCCGTAGTCATTGAATTTAACACCAAGTGTCTGGCTCATGAATTCCTATCCTGTATAAAAGCCCCCCTGGTCGCGGGGGGAGTAAGTATCGAGCAAAGAGGCTTAACATATTAGAAAACGGCTCCAACTTCAAATCCGTTCGGAAACGCGAAGCCGGGTGCCGCTTCAAGGCACGGCACCCGGCTGTAATGTCTTCGAAATCGCTGGCGTTATCCGCTTCAGATAAGGCCGAGGCTCTTGATCTCGTCCATGAGCTTCTGCTCGTCGATGGGCTTGACCAGGTAGGAAGTGGCCCCGCCGAGGAAAAAGGCGTCGTGCGTCTCTTTCTCGTCCGCGAGCATGGTGGTGACGATGACCTTGGATTCGCTGTGCGGGCTGACGCCGTTCTCCTGCTCCAGGGTACGGATCTCGCGCAGGGCCTGCTGGCCGTCCAGTTCCGGCATGAGCAGATCCAGACAGATCAGATCATAGGGATCACCGTCGAGCAGGCCGCGCCGAAAGGCCTCGATGGCCTCCTCGCCGTTCACGGCGATGTCGCACTTGGCGACTTGGCGCAGTATTTCGTGAATCATGTTGCGGCTATAAAAATCGTCATCCACGATCAACGCTTTCATCTTTCGCCCTCCTGTGAATCTCATCGTCTTGAGTTGGAGATATGTTTCAATGTCACTTTCTCATGAAAAGCGCAACAGTTCGGCTGGGCCGAGACCGGACGGGCGGCCGCTCACGCTTGCAGCTCCAGGCCCTCCCTGGCCAGTTCGAAACGCACGCCCCGGTCCTTCCAGCGGGCCCGGAGCCAGGCGTCCAGCCCGTCCAGGTCCGCGTCCGTCCGGTTCACGTCGTGATGGGTCAGGACGGTCATCCCGGCCCCGACCTCGCGGGCCAGTTCCAGGGCCGTGGCCATGGAGCCGTGGCCCCATCCTTTTTTCCGCTGGTATTCCTCGGGAGTGTACTGGGCGTCGATAACCAGCAGGTCCACGTCGCGCAACATGTCCAGGACCACCCGTCTGCGCTCGGTGACCAGAGCCGCGTACGCCTCGAAATCCTCGTCCCCCGGTAAATATATGTTGCCGAACGGCTCATGGTCACCGGTGAAAAACAGGGTCCGGCCGTCGCAGCGCACCAGATAGCCGAAGTTCGGGGCCGGGTGGTTCATGAGCAAGGGCGTGACCCGGGCGAAACCGAGGTCCACGGTCTCGCCCTCGACCAGGGTGCGGTAGCGGATGTCCGCCGCGAGTTCGGCGGTTCGCACGGGAAAGAACGGGTACTCCATCTGCCGGGCCAGGGCGGCCTCGATGCCGGTCATGTTCAGGGGGTCGCCCGGTCCATGGAGGGTCACGCGGCTGCCGGGCACGAACAGGGGGAGAAAAAACGGCAGTCCGGAGATGTGGTCCCAATGGATGTGGGTGATGAAGACGTCGCAGGACGCGGCCCCTTCTGCCACCAGTTCGCGCCCCAGCTCGCGGATGCCGGTCCCCGCGTCGAGGACGAGCAGGCTGCCGTCGTCGGCGCGCACCTCGATGCAGGTGGTGTTGCCGCCGTACTTGATGGTCTGCGGGCCGGGAACGGGCAGAGACCCGCGCGTGCCCCGAAATCGGATACGCATCAGCGGGACTCCCCGAGCTTGATGAAGATGCGCGCGTTCTCAACCTCCTCGCCCAGGGAAGGCATGTCCGCGATGAGTTCGTCCATGGTCATGTTGAACCGGTGGCCCACGCCCGTGGGCAGCGGCTCCACGTCGAAGTTGCCCGCCGAGCCGAAGGAGAGCTTCTTGCTGATCTGATCGGCGGCGAACAGGCAGTCCTTGAGCATGAAATCCCCGCCCTCGCCCATGGAGTGGTGGGCGGCGATGACCTCTCTCAACTCGCCGGGCAGGTGCCACTTCTCGGCCAGCAGCCCGCCGATGTCCGCGTGGGTAGCCCCGATAACCTCCCGCTCGCAATGATGCAGAACCGCCCCCGGTTCGGCGGCCATGCGGGTGGCGGTCTCGAACCGGCCGGGCATGTACAGGGCGAAGACCACCTTGCCGATGTCGTGCAGCAGCCCGGCGGCGAAATAGTTGGCCACGTCGTCGCGGGAGACCCCGAGCTTGCGGCCAAGCATGGACGCGCAGGCGGCCACGGCCAGGGAATGGAGCCAGAAGGCGCCCATGTCCAGTCGGTCCGAGGCCGACCGGGGGATGGCCCCCACCGCGGCCAGCCCGAGGGCCACGTTCTTGAGGGTGTTCAAGCCGAGGTAGACGCTGGCGTGGTTGATGGAGGTGATTTCCCTGGACAGGCCGAAATACGGAGAGTTGACCAGGCGCAATATCTTGAGGGTGAAGACCGGGTCCTTCTTGATGACCTCCACCAGGTCCTTCTGGGAGCAGTTGATATCCCC
It encodes the following:
- a CDS encoding HDOD domain-containing protein, with product MNNDVRQKLLEAVERMPAFPKSVHQVLELSGDINCSQKDLVEVIKKDPVFTLKILRLVNSPYFGLSREITSINHASVYLGLNTLKNVALGLAAVGAIPRSASDRLDMGAFWLHSLAVAACASMLGRKLGVSRDDVANYFAAGLLHDIGKVVFALYMPGRFETATRMAAEPGAVLHHCEREVIGATHADIGGLLAEKWHLPGELREVIAAHHSMGEGGDFMLKDCLFAADQISKKLSFGSAGNFDVEPLPTGVGHRFNMTMDELIADMPSLGEEVENARIFIKLGESR
- the ricT gene encoding regulatory iron-sulfur-containing complex subunit RicT, which translates into the protein MSQTLGVKFNDYGQVYYFGSGPFVVREGQHVIVKTDQGMGLGKVILVRQAPKEVDDEDPEGHKAIYRLANEKDMEAVAENEALSKDAFKFCRACINNHKLGMKLVDVEVFFDRSKMVFYFTAPGRIDFRELIKDLVKEYRTRIELRQIGVRHETQMLGAIGNCGQMCCCRRFMRKFVPVTIKMAKEQNLFLNPTKISGICGRLLCCLSFEQKGYEEFHRMCPRVGKKYQTSLGQMKVLRSNFFKKSLSLLDENFEEQEVSIDEWNEIVNKPPSDEAKAEAKARSAGPQARRGGRRPVRPDSGGPQSDESGPSGSDTPPRAREAKPARDDRKRRPRKEAPHKADAPEARPEQAAFGPEGGEAGDAKSKRGRRPRRRRRRPPKK
- a CDS encoding MBL fold metallo-hydrolase; this encodes MRIRFRGTRGSLPVPGPQTIKYGGNTTCIEVRADDGSLLVLDAGTGIRELGRELVAEGAASCDVFITHIHWDHISGLPFFLPLFVPGSRVTLHGPGDPLNMTGIEAALARQMEYPFFPVRTAELAADIRYRTLVEGETVDLGFARVTPLLMNHPAPNFGYLVRCDGRTLFFTGDHEPFGNIYLPGDEDFEAYAALVTERRRVVLDMLRDVDLLVIDAQYTPEEYQRKKGWGHGSMATALELAREVGAGMTVLTHHDVNRTDADLDGLDAWLRARWKDRGVRFELAREGLELQA
- a CDS encoding response regulator; translation: MKALIVDDDFYSRNMIHEILRQVAKCDIAVNGEEAIEAFRRGLLDGDPYDLICLDLLMPELDGQQALREIRTLEQENGVSPHSESKVIVTTMLADEKETHDAFFLGGATSYLVKPIDEQKLMDEIKSLGLI
- the metG gene encoding methionine--tRNA ligase, encoding MQRFYITTPIYYVNAKPHLGHAYTTTVADSLNRFHRLMGEETYFLTGTDEHGDKIVQAAESNGQTPQEYVDTISKLFKDLWPNMNISNNDFIRTTEPRHMEVVQQILQKVYDAGDIYFGEYGGHYCFGCERFYTEKELVNGLCPDHQTKPEYIAEKNYFFKMSKYRDWLLDHINKHPDFIRPERYRNEVVSLLESGELEDLCISRPKSRLTWGIELPFDTDYVTYVWFDALINYVAALGWPDGEKFKKFWPVANHMVAKDILKPHAIFWPTMLKAAGIEPYQHLNVHGYWLVEDTKMSKSIGNVVEPLAMKDAYGLDAFRYFLLREMSFGQDSSFSEKALVGRLNADLANDLGNLFNRTLSMTHKYFGGKIPRPDVEDVVDAEIKKIGQDAMQSFQDFFSELKFSRALEGLWELVRGLNKYIDETAPWALFKAENTGRLSTVIYVLLENMRKIAVHLWAVMPEASEKMLEQLGITFDPEKINLPKELDVWGLIESDITVAETSNLFPRVELPAEEAPEKPVKKAKKAPKKDKAEEAVCEIEFEDFQKLDLRVGTVKEVEKHPDADRLLLVKVDTGDKDLRQVVAGLADYFQPEELVGKQVVVVANLKPRKLRKQLSQGMVLAVKTDKGMELLTPTGEVPPGSKVS